GAATTAGGTCGCCTGCCTACCGTAAAGGAAGTGGCCGAAGCGCTTGGAATTACACCGGAGGAAGTCATCTATGCACAGGAAGCAAATCGAGCCCCATCGTCCATTCATGAGACCGTTTTTGAAAACGATGGCGATCCCATCACGCTTATGGACCAGATTGCTGATAAGGATGAGGAAAAGTGGTTTGATAAAATCGCGCTCAAGGAGGCAATTGGCAAGCTATCGGAGCGCGAGCAGCTCATTGTGTATCTGCGGTATTACAAAGACCAGACCCAATCTGAGGTGGCAGAGCGCTTAGGCATTTCGCAGGTTCAGGTATCACGTCTTGAAAAGAAAATCTTAAAGCTAATGAAAGAGCAGATCGAGAGATAAATCTCGGTCTGCTTTTTTGCTTTGCATGCGCTTTTGTATACCCTCCTTTTCGTGAACAAATACTATGTTAGTAAGGAGGGATGGTGTATGGCTGACCCAACCCACGTGTATGTAAAGCTAAAAGGAAAGGTAGAACTGCCTCCAGGCGAGACGATACGCATCCGCCACGTGGCCGAGCTGGTCACGAATGCTTCTTCTGAAACAGCCATTCGGGATACGGTGCTGCATGTCCTTCGTCCAGAAGACGGGAACCGCTATGTAGTCAGCACCATTCAGGTTATCGCGGCGCTACAGCGCACCCGTCCTGAGCTCTGCATCCATAATATTGGAGCTGAGCAGATGATTGTTGAAGTCATTATGCGAAGAAAAAGGATTAATTTGCTGTTGGTGGCGTTTGTATGGATCGTTCTGTTCATCGGCTCCGGACTTGCCATTATGAACTTCCATACGGATGTAAGTATGCCTGAAGTGCATCAGCGCATATACGAGCTGGTAACAGGGAGAAAGAACATGCATCCGTATATTATTCAGATTCCATATTCGTTCGGTGTTGGTGCGGGCATGATTTTGTTTTTTAACCATTTGTTCCGCAAGCGGTTTAATGAAGAACCAAGCCCGCTTGAGCTTGAGATGTTTTTGTATCAGAAAAATGTCGATGAATATGTGCTTGCAAATGAAGAAACAGGAGACCGAAAGAAATGATGGCGAATCTGTTTCTTGCCATTGTTGGATTAAGCGGCGGAATTATTGTTGGCGGGGGAATCGTTGCGCTTATTACTGTGCTTGATCTGATCCCTAGATTTGTACAAATTACAAAGACCAACACGCACTTGGTTCATTTTCAATGGGCGGTGATTCTTGGTGCGCTTGGTTTTACTTTGTTTGATTTTTTTTCGCCGCCCTGGCATCTCTCTTCTGGCCTGCTTGGGGTGGTCGGTGCATGTATGGGGATCTTCGTCGGATTTCTGGCTGCCGCTCTGACGGAAGTACTCAATGTAATCCCCATACTCGCTAAGCGGATTCAAGTATACGAATATTTATATGCGTTTATTATGGCATTGGCTTTTGGCAAGGTTGTCGGTTCACTATTTCATTGGCTGATCTATCTTAAATGATATGCAAGGAGATGTGTATATGGCTTCTTCAGTAAAAACACGCAACCAAAGTCGGCTGACGAAAGCACAGAAGGAATACAACGAACGGGCGGCCAGGTATAAGCCCAAACCGCCGTATCTAAAAAATATGGTGAAGGCTTTTTTAGTGGGCGGAGCCATTTGTGCTTTCGGACAGATTATGACTAACTTTTATATTCGTTTTTTTGGTTTTACCAAAGAAACGGCGGGCGATCCGACTGTTGCTACATTGATTTTTCTTGCTGTGCTATTTACCGGCCTTGGAATATACGATCGGCTCGGTCAGTTTGCAGGAGCGGGCTCCGCGGTTCCGGTAACAGGCTTTGCGAATTCGATGTCATCAGCGGCAATTGAACATCGAGCGGAGGGTCTTGTGCTCGGCGTCGGAGGGAATATGTTTAAACTGGCCGGGGGTGTCATCGTATACGGTGTAGTGGCAGCGCTTGTCGTCTCGGTCATCAAATGGCTGATTATCAAAATATAAAGGAGGAAGCGGAATGAGAGGACAGCGTCAATGCGGACGCCAGACGTGGCGTTTTGAAAATAATATTCGCATTCAGGGCAGCGCCGTCGCTGTGGGTCCGCTTGAAGGCGATGGGCCGCTTGCAGCCGAGTTTGACCATATTCATTCGGATATGTATGCAGGGCAGACCTCCTGGGAAAAAGCGGAGCGGTATATGATGTGTCAGGCGGTTGAGACAGCGATTAAGAAAAGTAACCTATTGGAATCCGAAATCGATATTGTTTTAGCAGGGGATCTGCTGAATCAAACGATTTCATCTAATTTTACCGCAAGTCAGCTCAATATTCCGCTGCTTGGAATGTTCGGTGCCTGTTCCACTTCAATGGAGACGCTCTCTGTTGGTTCGGCGCTTGTGGATGCAGGATATGCCTCCTATGTGGTAGCCGCGTGCAGCAGCCACAACTGTACGGCAGAGAAGCAGTTCCGCTATCCAACAGAGTATGGGGGACAGAAGCCGGATTACGCTCAATGGACTGTAACGGGCGCCGGTGCTGCCGTTGTAGGAAGCGGAGGCATGGGGCCGCGCATTACACACGCGACAATTGGCAAGGTGGTGGATATGGGTGTAAAAGACCCGTTTGATATGGGGAGTGCAATGGCACCGGCAGCAGTAGATACGCTGTCCACCCACTTCCGTGACACCGATCGGTTGCCAACGGATTATGATCTAATTGTAACAGGTGACTTAGGGAAAATCGGGTATGCGATTTTAAAGGATGAAATGAAGGATCTCTCATTTGATATGACGCCGGTATATAACGATTGTGGCCTGATGATATACAGTCCTGATCAACAGGTATTCTCAGGCGGCAGCGGATGCGCCTCTAGTGCAGTCGTTACGTACAGTCATATTATGAACCGTCTTAATGAAGGAAGCATCAGCCGCGCACTTATTTGTGCGACAGGAGCATTGTTCAGCCCCGTCAGCTATCAGCAGGGTGAGAGCATTCCGTGTATTGCGCATGCGGTTGTGCTTGAAGCGGGGGGAGTGTAGAGATGGGGCAGATTGGAATCGCTTTTCTTGTCGGTGGTGCCATATGTGTAATTGGACAGATTCTGCTTGATTTTGTGAAGTTAACACCTGCCCATGTTATGAGTATTCTGGTGGCTTCCGGTGCAGTACTAGACGGCCTGGGATTGTATGATCCTTTGATCGACTTTGCCGGTGCCGGTGCAACTGTGCCTATTACAAGCTTTGGGCATGCGCTGTATCATGGCGCTTGGCAGGAGGCCGAGCAGAGCGGACTTATCGGTCTTATGACAGGTATTTTTGAAGTGCCAAGCGCAGGTATATCTGCTGCGATTGTATTCAGCTTTTTTGCCTCACTTATTTTCAAGCCCAAAGGTTAAGCTATGGAAGAAAACGGACGAAAAAAACGCAGCGTGATTCTGATTACGGACGGAGATATTATTGCGCGTGGCACAGTGGAAGAAGTAGCGCGTCAAGTAGGCGGCCGATGTATCTCCCGTTCATCCGGCAATCCTACTCCGCTAACAGGACAGCAGATCGTTGCACTCATCAAAAAAGCATGCTACGATCCTGTCCTGGTGATGTTCGATGATAACGGTGATATGCGCATGGGAAAGGGGGAGGAAGCGCTCTATTATGTCGCTAAGCATCCGGATATTGATGTGCTTGGCGCCATCGCGGTCGCTTCTAAAACAAAGGGGGCGCTCGGTATACGTGTCGATATTTGCATTGATCGATACGGGCGTAAGGTGAAGCGTCCGGTCAATAAAAATGGGTTCGTGGAGACCGGGAATGAAGCATATATTATAGGAGATACAGTGGATGTGCTCAATATGTTGCATATTCCGGTGATTGTAGGTATTGGTGATATCGGAAAGATGAAGGGAAAGGATGAGAGGTGCATAGGCTGTCCGGTTACCCTGGCTGCCGTGCGCTTCATTCTAAAGAAAAGCGGGTATCTCTACAAAAATTCGGGAAATTGAAAAAGATATACAAGTATGGTTGTCATGTTTTCAGTAGATATGGTACTGTATAAGATATTTATACTGTCGTGCTTTAGATACGGGCATCCTTTTGCGGTGAATCCATGAGATAAGTATGCTGTAGATAGGGTATGTATGAGGAGGAAGCGGAGTGTTTTTACATGGAACGAGCAGAGTAAACGGAAGGGGACACCTCGCCATAGGCGGCTGTGATACGACGGACTTGGTTCGTACGTATGGATCGCCATTGTATGTATATGATGAAGCACTGCTGCGTGAGAAGTGCCGCGCATACGTGCAGGCCTTTGAAGCGAGCGGTTTTCGCTTTCAGGTCGCTTATGCGAGCAAAGCTTTCATGTGCATGGCGATGTGTCAGATCGTGTTAGAAGAGAATATGTCACTTGATGTGGTATCAAGCGGTGAGTTGTATACTGCCCTTGAAGCTGGATTCCCGGCCGATCGGATTCATTTCCACGGCAATAATAAGACAGAAGAAGAATTGGTCATGGCGCTTGATGCCGGGATCGGCTGTTTTGTGGTCGATAACTTCTTTGAATTGGAACTGCTGCATGATTTGGCCGAGAAAAAAGGCCAAGTTGTTCCGATCCTACTGCGCTTGACGCCAGGAATTGAGGCGCATACACATGATTATATCTCTACCGGGCAGGATGATTCAAAGTTCGGCTTTGGGGTGTCGAGTGGTCAAGCGTTGCAAGCAGTGAAGCTGTCGCTTGCAAAACCTTTCTATAAGCTGCTTGGTATTCATTCTCATATTGGCTCGCAGATCTTTGAGACGACAGGCTTTGTTGGTGCGGTTGAAGTTTTGGGTGCTTTCCTTGAGCAGGTGCGCACCGAGACGAATTATGAAGTGGAAGTGCTTAATCTAGGCGGTGGATTCGGTATTCGGTATACCGAAGAGGATGATCCGCTCCCGGTAGGCGAGTACATTCGAGTCATTACAGAAGAAGTACGCCGTCAGTTTACGGATAAATCATATCCACTGCCGGAGATCTGGATCGAGCCGGGTCGCAGCATCGTAGGGGATGCCGGTACGACACTGTATACGGTTGGTTCGGTAAAAGAAATTCCAGGCATTCGCAAGTACGTGGCAATTGATGGCGGCATGTCAGATAACATTCGTCCTGCTCTCTATCAGGCGAAATATGAAGCAATGCTTGCTAATCGAGCTGTGGAAGATCCCACGGAAACGGTATCGATTGCCGGAAAATGCTGTGAGAGTGGCGATATGTTAATTTGGGACTACAAGCTTCCTCAAGCTGTGCCGGGTGATATTCTTGCTATCTCCTGCACGGGAGCATATGGCTATTCGATGGCTAACAATTATAATCGCATTCGCCGTCCGGCGGTTGTGTTCGTTAAAGACGGACGCGCCGAGGTGGCGGTGGAGAGAGAGTCATACGAAGACCTCATTAAAAACGATCGCGTGTTTACTCGCGTACTAAGCCGCACACTATAAGAAAAAAGACAGGGCCTGATAGGGTCCTGTCTTTTTTATGTATAGACGATGTGATCATACATCGATATTATGCCTCGATGCCTCCGGCGATGTGGGCAGCGATCTGTTGTAAATCACTTGGTGTATATTGATCGTTATGTTCTTGGAAGATCGGATGGAAGCCGTCCTCGCTGCCGTAACGAGGCAGAATATGCACATGATAATGGAACACGGTCTGTCCAGCGACTTTACCG
This window of the Aneurinibacillus sp. REN35 genome carries:
- a CDS encoding stage V sporulation protein AA: MADPTHVYVKLKGKVELPPGETIRIRHVAELVTNASSETAIRDTVLHVLRPEDGNRYVVSTIQVIAALQRTRPELCIHNIGAEQMIVEVIMRRKRINLLLVAFVWIVLFIGSGLAIMNFHTDVSMPEVHQRIYELVTGRKNMHPYIIQIPYSFGVGAGMILFFNHLFRKRFNEEPSPLELEMFLYQKNVDEYVLANEETGDRKK
- a CDS encoding stage V sporulation protein AB, coding for MMANLFLAIVGLSGGIIVGGGIVALITVLDLIPRFVQITKTNTHLVHFQWAVILGALGFTLFDFFSPPWHLSSGLLGVVGACMGIFVGFLAAALTEVLNVIPILAKRIQVYEYLYAFIMALAFGKVVGSLFHWLIYLK
- the spoVAD gene encoding stage V sporulation protein AD; its protein translation is MRGQRQCGRQTWRFENNIRIQGSAVAVGPLEGDGPLAAEFDHIHSDMYAGQTSWEKAERYMMCQAVETAIKKSNLLESEIDIVLAGDLLNQTISSNFTASQLNIPLLGMFGACSTSMETLSVGSALVDAGYASYVVAACSSHNCTAEKQFRYPTEYGGQKPDYAQWTVTGAGAAVVGSGGMGPRITHATIGKVVDMGVKDPFDMGSAMAPAAVDTLSTHFRDTDRLPTDYDLIVTGDLGKIGYAILKDEMKDLSFDMTPVYNDCGLMIYSPDQQVFSGGSGCASSAVVTYSHIMNRLNEGSISRALICATGALFSPVSYQQGESIPCIAHAVVLEAGGV
- the spoVAC gene encoding stage V sporulation protein AC — translated: MASSVKTRNQSRLTKAQKEYNERAARYKPKPPYLKNMVKAFLVGGAICAFGQIMTNFYIRFFGFTKETAGDPTVATLIFLAVLFTGLGIYDRLGQFAGAGSAVPVTGFANSMSSAAIEHRAEGLVLGVGGNMFKLAGGVIVYGVVAALVVSVIKWLIIKI
- the lysA gene encoding diaminopimelate decarboxylase, with the protein product MFLHGTSRVNGRGHLAIGGCDTTDLVRTYGSPLYVYDEALLREKCRAYVQAFEASGFRFQVAYASKAFMCMAMCQIVLEENMSLDVVSSGELYTALEAGFPADRIHFHGNNKTEEELVMALDAGIGCFVVDNFFELELLHDLAEKKGQVVPILLRLTPGIEAHTHDYISTGQDDSKFGFGVSSGQALQAVKLSLAKPFYKLLGIHSHIGSQIFETTGFVGAVEVLGAFLEQVRTETNYEVEVLNLGGGFGIRYTEEDDPLPVGEYIRVITEEVRRQFTDKSYPLPEIWIEPGRSIVGDAGTTLYTVGSVKEIPGIRKYVAIDGGMSDNIRPALYQAKYEAMLANRAVEDPTETVSIAGKCCESGDMLIWDYKLPQAVPGDILAISCTGAYGYSMANNYNRIRRPAVVFVKDGRAEVAVERESYEDLIKNDRVFTRVLSRTL
- a CDS encoding stage V sporulation protein AE; the protein is MEENGRKKRSVILITDGDIIARGTVEEVARQVGGRCISRSSGNPTPLTGQQIVALIKKACYDPVLVMFDDNGDMRMGKGEEALYYVAKHPDIDVLGAIAVASKTKGALGIRVDICIDRYGRKVKRPVNKNGFVETGNEAYIIGDTVDVLNMLHIPVIVGIGDIGKMKGKDERCIGCPVTLAAVRFILKKSGYLYKNSGN
- the spoVAE gene encoding stage V sporulation protein AE, translated to MGQIGIAFLVGGAICVIGQILLDFVKLTPAHVMSILVASGAVLDGLGLYDPLIDFAGAGATVPITSFGHALYHGAWQEAEQSGLIGLMTGIFEVPSAGISAAIVFSFFASLIFKPKG